In Gemmata obscuriglobus, a single genomic region encodes these proteins:
- a CDS encoding GH32 C-terminal domain-containing protein codes for MRFPLSLLICAALAPPLGAEDRKDVLVADFEGSTYGAGWKTTGTAFGPGPAAGTLPGQMSVSGFLGKGLVNSFLNGDDSTGTLTSPELTIDRKYLNFLVGGGKHPGKTCINLLVGGKVARTATGPNDRPGGSEHLDWHSWDVTEFAGQKAVIEIVDQQKGGWGHINVDHIVLSDTKKQNELLTATLDLTQPYLLLPVKNGAPVRRVRFLVGGAVVREFDIELATDGKGDFRATSDVSAFKGKKLTVEALLPADVKLAGLVDQSPRWADADKIYKEMHRPLFHFTSRTGWLNDPNGLVYADGAWHLFYQHNPFGREWGNMHWGHAVSADLFRWKEEGIALYPRKYGDWAFSGSAVVDKDNTSGWGTKEKPPLVLAYTSTGRGECMASSTDGGRTWTEYDKNPVVKHAGRDPKLIWHEPTKNWVMAVYDEAEKKQWIAFYTSPDLKAWTFASRIEGFFECPDLFQQVVSGKGPRDARSRWVLYGADGKYLLGDFDGKQFKPDFKEKKQLWYGRFYAAQTFDSAPARKGNSPRRVQIGWAQGVSFPGTPFNQQMTVPVELRLLTTPDGPRLAAMPVDELRSLRETAEPVARFKDTDAKEPTVLAENLDAFEVICTASAGRPFVLDLRGTKLSYDPDKNVLTCNGVTAPVDAPAGAFLLHVLVDRGSVEVFADNGRVAMSVAAIPNENNRTVGLGGRLDSGAVWRLKSAWEK; via the coding sequence ATGCGATTCCCTCTCTCGCTCCTCATCTGTGCCGCCCTCGCGCCGCCGCTCGGTGCCGAAGACCGCAAGGACGTTCTCGTCGCGGATTTCGAGGGCAGCACGTACGGCGCGGGCTGGAAAACCACCGGCACCGCGTTCGGCCCGGGGCCGGCCGCGGGCACCCTCCCGGGCCAAATGTCTGTCTCGGGCTTTCTCGGTAAGGGGCTGGTGAACAGCTTCCTCAACGGCGACGACAGCACCGGCACGCTCACCTCGCCGGAACTCACCATCGACCGCAAATACCTGAACTTCCTTGTGGGCGGCGGCAAGCACCCCGGGAAGACCTGCATCAATCTGCTGGTCGGCGGCAAAGTGGCACGCACCGCGACCGGGCCGAACGACCGGCCGGGCGGGAGCGAGCACCTCGACTGGCACTCGTGGGACGTGACCGAGTTCGCCGGCCAGAAGGCGGTCATCGAGATCGTCGACCAGCAGAAGGGCGGCTGGGGGCACATCAACGTCGATCACATCGTGCTCAGCGACACGAAGAAGCAGAACGAGCTGCTGACCGCCACGCTCGACCTCACGCAGCCGTACCTGCTCCTGCCGGTGAAGAACGGGGCGCCGGTTCGACGGGTCCGGTTCCTCGTGGGCGGTGCCGTGGTGCGCGAGTTCGACATCGAACTCGCCACCGACGGCAAAGGCGACTTCCGGGCCACGTCCGACGTGTCGGCGTTTAAGGGCAAGAAGCTCACCGTGGAAGCGCTGCTGCCGGCGGACGTGAAGCTCGCGGGGCTGGTCGACCAATCGCCCCGCTGGGCCGACGCGGACAAGATCTACAAGGAGATGCACCGGCCGCTGTTCCACTTCACCAGCCGCACGGGGTGGCTCAACGACCCGAACGGGCTGGTGTACGCCGACGGCGCGTGGCACCTGTTCTACCAGCACAACCCGTTCGGGCGCGAGTGGGGCAACATGCACTGGGGCCACGCGGTCAGCGCGGACCTGTTCCGCTGGAAGGAAGAGGGCATCGCGCTCTACCCCAGGAAGTACGGCGACTGGGCCTTCTCCGGGTCCGCGGTGGTGGACAAGGACAACACATCCGGGTGGGGCACAAAGGAGAAGCCGCCGCTGGTGCTGGCCTACACGAGCACCGGGCGCGGCGAGTGCATGGCGTCCAGCACCGACGGGGGCCGCACCTGGACCGAGTACGACAAGAACCCGGTGGTGAAGCACGCCGGCCGCGACCCCAAGCTCATCTGGCACGAGCCGACGAAGAACTGGGTCATGGCCGTTTACGACGAGGCCGAGAAGAAGCAGTGGATTGCGTTCTACACCTCGCCCGACCTGAAGGCGTGGACGTTCGCGAGCCGTATCGAGGGCTTCTTCGAGTGCCCGGACCTGTTCCAGCAGGTCGTGAGCGGCAAAGGCCCGCGCGACGCCCGGAGTCGGTGGGTGCTCTACGGCGCGGACGGAAAGTACCTGCTCGGCGACTTCGACGGCAAGCAGTTCAAACCAGACTTCAAGGAAAAGAAGCAACTGTGGTACGGCCGGTTCTACGCCGCTCAGACGTTCGACAGCGCGCCGGCGCGGAAAGGGAACTCGCCGCGTCGGGTCCAGATCGGCTGGGCACAGGGCGTGTCGTTCCCCGGTACGCCGTTTAACCAACAGATGACCGTACCGGTGGAACTCCGGCTGCTGACCACCCCGGACGGCCCGCGCCTGGCGGCGATGCCCGTTGACGAGTTGCGGTCGTTGCGAGAAACCGCCGAACCGGTCGCGCGGTTCAAGGACACGGACGCGAAAGAGCCGACCGTGCTGGCCGAGAACCTGGATGCGTTTGAAGTGATCTGCACCGCCAGCGCCGGCCGCCCGTTCGTGCTCGACCTCCGCGGAACGAAGCTCAGCTATGACCCGGACAAGAATGTCCTGACCTGCAACGGCGTGACGGCACCGGTCGACGCGCCGGCCGGCGCGTTCCTGCTTCATGTGCTCGTGGATCGCGGCTCCGTTGAGGTGTTCGCCGACAACGGGCGGGTCGCGATGTCGGTCGCCGCGATCCCGAACGAGAATAACCGCACGGTCGGGCTCGGCGGGCGCCTGGACAGCGGCGCCGTGTGGCGCCTGAAATCCGCGTGGGAGAAGTAA
- a CDS encoding Gfo/Idh/MocA family protein, which translates to MPTTRRQFLTTSALTLSAASYARAADNPSAKIRLAVMGLRTRGKQLIPGFAALPGVEISHVIDPDPAMVKPALDVLKNPASLPKIETDVRKMLDDKSVTAVVVAAPDHWHALATVWAAERGKHVYVEKPVSHNLIEGRRMVQAARKYKVVIQAGTQRRSSTSVAAAREFVKSGKLGKVAFARAWIAGSRKPIGKKADGPAPKGVDYDLFRGPAPERAFNANRFHYNWHWFWETGTGELGNNGIHGLDVIRNVLQLDAPTRIASMGGKYVFDDDQETPDTQTAMFDFPGCTVVWEHRVWEKSGPEKQSFGIILHGEKGSLLFDGSGWHVRDGEEIKEPNGPDMVKAHQKNFIDAVRGDAKPNAEVEEGHKSTRLCHLGNIAFRTGKVLKFDAATETTDSSEANKLLGREYRKGFELPAV; encoded by the coding sequence GTGCCGACAACCCGCCGCCAGTTCCTCACCACATCCGCCCTCACCCTCTCCGCCGCGTCTTACGCCCGCGCCGCCGACAACCCGAGTGCCAAAATCCGGCTCGCAGTGATGGGGCTCCGCACCCGCGGTAAGCAGCTCATCCCGGGCTTCGCGGCGCTGCCCGGGGTCGAGATCTCGCACGTCATCGACCCCGACCCCGCGATGGTGAAGCCCGCCCTGGACGTGCTCAAGAACCCGGCGTCGCTGCCCAAAATCGAAACCGACGTCCGCAAGATGCTGGACGACAAGTCCGTGACCGCCGTGGTGGTGGCGGCCCCGGACCACTGGCACGCGCTCGCGACCGTCTGGGCCGCGGAGCGGGGCAAGCACGTGTACGTCGAGAAGCCGGTGTCGCACAACCTGATTGAAGGCCGGCGAATGGTCCAAGCGGCCCGCAAGTACAAGGTGGTTATCCAGGCCGGCACGCAGCGCCGCAGCTCGACCAGCGTCGCGGCGGCGCGGGAGTTCGTGAAGTCCGGGAAGCTCGGGAAGGTGGCGTTCGCGCGGGCGTGGATCGCCGGGAGCCGCAAGCCGATCGGCAAGAAGGCCGACGGGCCGGCGCCGAAGGGCGTCGATTACGACCTGTTCCGCGGCCCGGCCCCGGAGCGTGCGTTCAACGCGAACCGGTTCCACTACAACTGGCACTGGTTCTGGGAAACGGGCACCGGCGAACTCGGCAACAACGGCATCCACGGCCTCGACGTGATCCGCAACGTGCTCCAGCTCGACGCGCCCACGCGAATCGCCTCAATGGGCGGGAAGTACGTGTTCGATGACGACCAGGAGACGCCGGACACCCAGACCGCCATGTTCGACTTCCCGGGGTGTACGGTGGTGTGGGAGCACCGGGTGTGGGAGAAGAGCGGTCCCGAGAAGCAGTCGTTCGGGATCATTCTGCACGGCGAGAAGGGGTCGTTGCTGTTCGACGGGAGCGGCTGGCACGTGCGCGACGGGGAGGAGATCAAGGAACCGAACGGCCCCGACATGGTGAAGGCACACCAGAAGAACTTCATCGACGCCGTCCGCGGCGACGCGAAGCCGAACGCGGAGGTGGAGGAGGGCCACAAGAGCACGCGGCTGTGTCATCTCGGGAACATCGCGTTCCGGACGGGCAAGGTGCTGAAGTTCGACGCCGCGACCGAGACGACGGATTCGTCAGAGGCGAACAAGCTGCTCGGCCGCGAGTACCGCAAGGGGTTCGAACTGCCGGCGGTGTGA
- a CDS encoding FG-GAP repeat domain-containing protein, with amino-acid sequence MRHLLAVTAALCGFQTFAADAPRFKTQEIDTGLKIGYAVVTADIDGDKRPDIVVVDQHKVVWYQNPGKAGAGWKKFVILDGKTKPDNVCVAPIDIDGDGLPELVVGAAWKPFDTANPGQLVWLKRGADATKEWAMYELPCEEPTVHRVRCFDIDGDGKPEIVHVPLMGRGSSAKGNWTDGKPVRIVALKVPAKEPEKKENWKTQVLSEELHVCHNFALLGHSGAGGRPMTGVLVTSYDGVHVLRGGGTGWSVNKIGEGNQANPKGSRGASEIKPGQVSKAARVIATVEPWHGNQVVTYTPTQTGGTWQRHVIDEQLRWGHAVWFADLDGDGADELVIGVRDDPNPKLGDTFKERRGVRVYKCTDGKGAKWDRTIIEDGGVAVEDLTVADLDSDSRPDIIAVGRVTGNARIYWNQGK; translated from the coding sequence GTGCGCCACCTACTCGCCGTCACCGCCGCACTCTGCGGTTTCCAGACATTCGCCGCAGACGCGCCGAGATTTAAAACTCAAGAGATCGACACCGGACTGAAGATTGGGTACGCGGTCGTCACCGCCGACATTGATGGCGACAAAAGGCCCGACATCGTGGTGGTCGATCAGCACAAGGTCGTCTGGTATCAGAACCCCGGGAAGGCGGGCGCGGGCTGGAAGAAGTTCGTCATCCTCGACGGCAAGACGAAGCCGGACAACGTGTGTGTCGCCCCGATCGACATCGACGGCGACGGGCTCCCGGAACTGGTGGTCGGCGCGGCGTGGAAGCCGTTCGACACCGCAAACCCGGGACAACTCGTGTGGCTGAAACGCGGTGCAGACGCGACCAAAGAGTGGGCGATGTACGAACTCCCCTGCGAGGAGCCGACGGTCCACCGCGTGCGCTGCTTCGACATCGACGGCGACGGGAAGCCGGAAATCGTTCACGTGCCGCTGATGGGCCGTGGGTCGAGCGCGAAGGGCAACTGGACCGACGGCAAGCCGGTTCGCATCGTGGCGTTGAAGGTACCGGCAAAGGAGCCCGAGAAGAAGGAAAACTGGAAGACGCAGGTACTCTCGGAAGAACTGCACGTGTGCCACAACTTCGCCCTTCTCGGACATAGCGGCGCCGGGGGGCGCCCCATGACCGGCGTGCTGGTCACAAGCTACGACGGCGTCCATGTGCTCCGCGGGGGCGGGACCGGCTGGTCGGTGAACAAAATCGGTGAAGGCAACCAGGCCAACCCCAAGGGCAGCCGCGGTGCGAGCGAGATCAAACCGGGGCAAGTGAGTAAAGCCGCCCGGGTGATCGCAACCGTCGAGCCGTGGCACGGGAATCAGGTGGTGACGTACACCCCAACGCAAACGGGCGGAACCTGGCAACGCCACGTGATTGACGAGCAACTGCGCTGGGGGCACGCGGTGTGGTTCGCGGACCTCGACGGTGACGGCGCCGACGAACTCGTCATCGGGGTGCGCGACGACCCAAACCCGAAGCTGGGCGACACGTTCAAGGAGCGCCGCGGGGTGCGGGTTTACAAGTGCACCGACGGCAAAGGAGCCAAGTGGGACCGCACCATCATTGAAGACGGCGGCGTGGCGGTCGAAGACCTGACCGTGGCCGATCTCGATAGCGACAGCCGGCCCGACATCATCGCCGTTGGCCGTGTGACCGGGAACGCGCGCATTTACTGGAATCAGGGGAAGTGA
- a CDS encoding MotA/TolQ/ExbB proton channel family protein, whose amino-acid sequence MSIPASHRPAREWLLLLIALAVVAVVVAPLWQLMGSPESRAELEARWTRDRLAKLFLGFEQVLCYVCAAWAVLILQSRFREVLAQRRAFALDLLPTEEGARILPEDARPLGRKLEQVTAGRPLVLANLVRLGLGKFAVSKSATDVAEVVRNQADVEMSRMVTGMSTVHYLAWAIPAIGFVGTVRGLGGAFGAEATDIAEFTRQAKDQLKVAFDCTLVALVLSLVLMYLVHAVQRAEESLVTDAQQYCQEHLLLRLYSGGEGE is encoded by the coding sequence ATGTCGATACCCGCGTCTCACCGCCCGGCCCGGGAATGGCTCCTGCTCCTGATCGCGCTGGCGGTCGTGGCGGTGGTGGTGGCGCCGCTGTGGCAGTTGATGGGCAGCCCGGAGTCCCGGGCCGAACTGGAGGCGCGGTGGACCCGGGACCGGCTCGCGAAGCTGTTCCTCGGCTTCGAGCAGGTGCTGTGTTACGTTTGCGCGGCGTGGGCCGTACTGATCCTCCAGAGCCGGTTCCGCGAGGTGCTGGCCCAGCGCCGGGCGTTCGCCCTGGACCTGTTGCCCACGGAAGAGGGGGCACGCATCTTGCCCGAAGACGCCCGCCCGCTCGGTCGGAAGCTCGAGCAGGTGACCGCCGGCCGGCCGCTCGTCCTGGCGAACCTGGTGCGGCTGGGGCTGGGGAAGTTCGCCGTGAGCAAGTCCGCGACCGACGTCGCGGAGGTGGTCCGGAACCAGGCCGATGTCGAAATGTCGCGGATGGTGACCGGGATGTCCACGGTCCACTACCTCGCCTGGGCGATCCCGGCGATCGGTTTCGTCGGCACCGTCCGCGGGCTGGGCGGCGCGTTCGGCGCCGAAGCGACCGACATCGCGGAGTTCACGCGCCAGGCGAAGGACCAACTGAAGGTCGCGTTCGACTGCACGCTGGTGGCCCTCGTGCTGAGCCTCGTGCTGATGTATTTGGTCCACGCGGTGCAGCGGGCGGAGGAGTCGCTCGTCACGGACGCGCAGCAGTACTGCCAGGAGCACCTCCTGCTGCGGTTGTACTCAGGGGGCGAGGGGGAGTGA
- a CDS encoding VWA domain-containing protein, with amino-acid sequence MRIRHKQPTLVSMWMLDVFCCALGCVTLLFLLNSRLATDAARASRDARADLAHTDQQLATALAALETTRTKLATEEAERGKLTASLAELEGARLKLVDESRALTEDLKLARTEKDEAGRKLDTARDELKTARTLLDSTRESLAGLEKKATATAKELADARAEAATADRLLKARQTDIDELAKKDAARATQLDGLRRSMLSKDAERSALDAQLAEARKELAELDAKLRATRRELDAQIAATKAGAAKTGEELGTARAQIKDLNKKVDDANATIIDLQGEKAKLADKYDRFQKEAETRFAGVAMTGKRVVFLVDMSGSMGKRDLQTLDGTKWPLVVETVCKVMRSISTLERYQVVVFSSSARWLFDDGEWCSFDGEKSVVRVRDALLKTKPVDDTNMYAAFEKAFGLKTSGLDTMYLFSDGLPTSGPGLTREQEKANPPLSESELGVILGKHVRDTLACTWNKPAAGQSRVRINAIGFYFESVEVGAFLWSLARDNDGSFVGMSKP; translated from the coding sequence ATGCGAATCCGCCACAAGCAGCCCACGCTGGTCAGCATGTGGATGCTGGACGTGTTCTGCTGCGCGCTGGGGTGCGTCACGCTCCTGTTCCTGCTGAACAGCCGGCTGGCGACGGACGCCGCCCGCGCCAGCCGCGACGCCCGCGCCGACCTCGCGCACACCGACCAGCAGCTCGCCACCGCCCTCGCGGCGCTCGAAACCACCCGGACCAAGCTCGCGACCGAAGAAGCCGAACGCGGGAAGCTGACCGCGTCGCTCGCCGAGCTTGAAGGCGCGCGGCTCAAACTGGTTGACGAGTCCCGAGCACTCACCGAGGACCTCAAACTCGCCCGTACCGAGAAGGATGAAGCCGGGCGTAAACTTGACACCGCACGCGACGAGCTGAAAACCGCGCGGACCCTCCTCGATTCGACTCGAGAGAGCCTCGCCGGGCTCGAAAAGAAGGCCACCGCCACCGCGAAAGAGCTGGCCGACGCGCGGGCCGAGGCCGCCACCGCCGACCGGCTCCTCAAGGCGCGTCAGACCGACATCGACGAGCTCGCCAAGAAGGACGCCGCCCGGGCCACCCAGCTCGACGGCCTCCGGCGCTCGATGCTGTCCAAGGACGCCGAGCGGTCGGCGCTGGACGCGCAGCTCGCGGAGGCGCGCAAGGAACTCGCCGAGCTCGACGCCAAGCTCCGCGCGACCCGGCGGGAGCTGGACGCGCAGATCGCCGCCACGAAGGCCGGGGCCGCGAAAACGGGCGAGGAACTCGGCACCGCCCGCGCGCAGATCAAGGACCTGAACAAGAAGGTCGACGACGCGAACGCCACCATTATTGACCTCCAGGGTGAGAAGGCGAAGCTGGCCGACAAGTACGACCGGTTCCAGAAGGAAGCGGAGACGCGGTTCGCCGGGGTCGCGATGACCGGCAAGCGGGTCGTGTTCCTCGTGGACATGTCCGGCAGTATGGGCAAGCGTGACCTTCAGACTCTGGACGGTACGAAGTGGCCGCTGGTGGTCGAAACGGTGTGCAAAGTGATGCGCAGCATCTCGACGCTGGAGCGCTACCAGGTGGTCGTGTTCTCCAGTTCCGCCCGCTGGCTCTTTGACGACGGGGAGTGGTGCTCGTTCGACGGCGAAAAATCCGTCGTCCGGGTACGCGACGCGCTGTTGAAAACGAAGCCGGTGGACGACACCAACATGTACGCGGCGTTCGAGAAGGCGTTCGGCCTGAAGACCTCGGGGCTCGACACGATGTACCTGTTCTCCGACGGCCTGCCGACGAGCGGCCCCGGGCTAACGCGGGAGCAGGAGAAAGCGAACCCGCCGCTGTCGGAGTCGGAACTCGGGGTGATCCTCGGTAAGCACGTGCGCGACACGCTCGCGTGCACGTGGAACAAGCCCGCTGCGGGGCAGTCGCGGGTGCGGATCAACGCCATCGGGTTCTACTTCGAGAGCGTCGAGGTGGGGGCGTTCCTCTGGTCGCTCGCGCGTGACAACGACGGGAGCTTCGTGGGGATGTCCAAACCGTAA
- a CDS encoding DUF1559 domain-containing protein: protein MSLYPKGLRRGFTLIELLVVIAIIAILIGLLLPAVQKVREAAARIKCTNNLKQIAIACHGFHDANQRFPAGTTLGKGRNGNGWYTNAHAYDNPAAGWTNATTSYPADGPFWSWAMRIAPYMELDNVQKAANMSGTPAGWPWWQIIPGTTGGSNTVVGIQAKTFICPSDSRSDLFWTESGTGNRAALTDYMAVTGRDTYKETISGSKLAGQDGIMYVNSSVKIAGITDGTSNTLMIGERPPANSLEYGWMWAGAGYDPGAFGAGDVVLGVRERIPSINDAPGVYGPGNLNQDTHFNHYWSLHTGGAMWARADGSVQFIAYSAGSQVVTQVNGVNVTLLEAMASRAGGEVFAAP, encoded by the coding sequence ATGTCACTTTATCCGAAGGGTCTGCGTCGCGGCTTTACGCTGATCGAATTGCTGGTAGTGATCGCGATTATCGCGATCTTGATCGGGCTGCTGTTGCCCGCCGTCCAGAAGGTGCGTGAAGCGGCAGCACGCATTAAGTGTACGAACAACCTGAAGCAGATCGCCATCGCGTGCCACGGGTTCCACGACGCCAACCAGCGGTTCCCAGCCGGCACCACGCTCGGCAAGGGCCGGAACGGCAACGGCTGGTACACGAACGCGCACGCCTACGACAACCCGGCCGCCGGGTGGACCAACGCCACCACCAGCTACCCGGCCGACGGCCCGTTCTGGTCGTGGGCCATGCGGATCGCTCCGTACATGGAGCTGGACAACGTCCAGAAGGCCGCCAACATGAGTGGCACCCCCGCCGGCTGGCCGTGGTGGCAGATCATCCCGGGAACTACCGGCGGCAGCAACACGGTGGTCGGCATCCAGGCGAAGACGTTCATCTGTCCTTCGGACTCGCGGTCTGACCTGTTCTGGACCGAGTCCGGCACCGGGAACCGCGCCGCCCTCACCGACTACATGGCGGTCACCGGCCGGGACACGTACAAGGAGACCATCTCCGGGAGCAAGCTGGCGGGTCAGGACGGGATCATGTACGTGAACTCGTCGGTCAAGATCGCGGGCATCACCGACGGCACCAGCAACACGCTGATGATCGGGGAGCGCCCGCCGGCGAACAGCCTGGAGTACGGGTGGATGTGGGCCGGGGCCGGGTACGACCCCGGCGCGTTCGGCGCGGGTGACGTGGTGCTCGGGGTGCGCGAGCGGATCCCGTCGATCAACGACGCCCCGGGCGTGTACGGGCCGGGCAACCTGAACCAGGACACCCACTTCAACCACTACTGGAGCCTGCACACGGGCGGCGCGATGTGGGCCCGGGCAGACGGCTCGGTGCAGTTCATCGCCTACTCGGCCGGGTCCCAGGTGGTCACCCAGGTCAACGGGGTCAACGTGACCCTCCTTGAGGCGATGGCCTCGCGGGCGGGCGGCGAAGTGTTTGCCGCCCCGTGA